A region from the Rhizoctonia solani chromosome 13, complete sequence genome encodes:
- a CDS encoding FAD-binding domain protein → MDAIKTGTEKETNTHRDPKGQHRVNSSSSLKSTLPRSSSTTAAVTMAKNQTGTSISDTQLAELRAAVKGAVYRCEDAGFKRHSQLFNAVIVSPAKLLVRPLDVYDVSATIKFCNKYGLTPSAKSGGYGTHGWSVEGDVIIDMRLIAQITIERPSDSTPDWSSLRSSPHARVVDPDTVKGFNRVPSAASFPTNYPAHKIGPPAIHDPFTESRRRSADEAFDSAVPPVDGMQVDGADGLDGEQPKDIDADRPTRRLRVGSPGSGRASSSTDLSTPSAADSPHTPGEATNKPSEGSKSSGPVTAIDVASDESMLPPTADRPVVGLDARGFVGRDPGYWDAVWSREVADGVAIESAGATSLLGAMSRTPNGLPAFPSVTPPTPDLPLRSNAPASARPFDFSEPGMTSYVNAHANPHSNPMGSNNALFPGLGTNGGNGNGNSNGNARPFQFMDDGESHSTPGEDSSTTPDGPTITHLSHEPRAPLPYTYVTFGAGASQKDVDAFCASHPLKTVSPGSLADGAHGSTIIADTAQPDLYQLPAPAMISSLFGSQNTVPYYVPFAAHPVGSTVMLLGGFGFLSRLRGLSMDCLVEAEVVLADGRIVWVSSSGVKDEAGNDIELEETEDAELDANAKEFIQDEKERAKRMKEKSKEQDSDLPASESKDERTEQPIDPPEPDEEEEVKCRRGLWWALRGAGSAFGIVTRYKAKAFPVPIVFAGNLIYNFNKATAASLIMHFRDCIKSAPRELYANCILTAGPKNQGKDLWRFVRGRALVVIQICYAGPRAEGLPFLQAISSWEGEGCVLNEVQEKEFVWQQDSVAKVLKGGSGRKWFIRSDLITSLTDEIIYRTVRKFGDTPDGCTWLFELSGGALTDTTDSCLPKAAREATFTIVALHQWKLEMDDPACVLTAEKWIKDTLALQSTGGPFPCFLERREKRSRILGVFGPENWARLCALKKKYDPNGVFKHNFWPLDESGKPLLDPREMRRAADMTGGHFMDLTLDERGVPLGA, encoded by the exons ATGGACGCTATAAAAACTGGAACGGAGAAAGAAACTAACACACACCGGGATCCAAAGGGTCAGCATCGCGTGAACTCATCGAGTTCCTTAAAGAGCACTTTGCCCCGGTCGTCATCTACCACTGCTGCTGTTACTATGGCTAAGAACCAGACTGGGACATCTATATCCGACACTCAACTGGCCGAACTCCGGGCCGCTGTCAAGGGTGCTGTTTATCGCTGCGAAGACGCTGGGTTCAAGCGCCATTCCCAGCTGTTTAACGCTGTGATTGTCAGTCCTGCCAAGCTGCTCGTTCGCCCACTTGACGTATACGATGTCTCTGC GACGATTAAATTTTGTAATAAATACGGCTTGACGCCGAGTGCCAAGTCTGGGGGGTATGGCACCCACGGTTGGTCTGTCGAGGGGGACGTTATCATCGACATGCGACTCATTGCCCAGATCACCATCGAACGACCAAGCGATTCCACTCCTGATTGGTCTTCCTTGCGTTCCTCGCCCCACGCACGCGTCGTCGACCCCGACACCGTCAAGGGATTCAACCGTGTGCCGTCGGCTGCATCGTTCCCCACCAACTACCCGGCCCACAAGATTGGCCCGCCAGCCATACATGATCCATTCACCGAGTCCCGTCGCCGCTCGGCCGATGAGGCGTTTGATAGTGCTGTCCCACCTGTCGACGGCATGCAAGTCGACGGGGCCGATGGACTCGATGGGGAGCAGCCAAAAGACATCGACGCGGATAGGCCGACTCGGCGGCTTCGCGTAGGCAGCCCCGGATCCGGGCGAGCTTCAAGTTCGACTGATCTCAGCACTCCCTCCGCGGCCGATTCGCCTCACACACCTGGGGAAGCAACAAACAAACCGTCTGAAGGAAGTAAGTCGTCCGGGCCTGTGACTGCAATTGATGTTGCAAGCGATGAAAGCATGCTTCCTCCGACTGCTGACCGACCGGTTGTTGGGCTTGACGCGAGGGGCTTTGTCGGACGTGACCCTGGGTATTGGGATGCAGTGTGGTCCAGAGAAGTCGCTGATGGCGTTGCGATAGAGTCCGCGGGCGCGACGAGTTTGTTAGGTGCCATGTCCCGTACCCCGAATGGACTCCCCGCTTTCCCGTCAGTTACGCCTCCTACTCCCGATCTGCCCCTTCGATCAAACGCCCCCGCTTCGGCCCGCCCCTTTGATTTTAGCGAACCGGGGATGACGAGTTATGTAAATGCACATGCCAATCCGCACAGCAATCCCATGGGCAGCAACAACGCCTTGTTCCCGGGGCTGGGCACGAACGGGGGGAATGGTAACGGCAACAGCAACGGCAACGCCCGCCCGTTCCAGTTTATGGACGATGGCGAGTCCCACTCGACCCCAGGCGAAGACTCGTCGACCACACCCGACGGACCGACAATCACGCATCTCTCACACGAACCACGTGCGCCATTGCCCTACACGTACGTCACATTCGGCGCCGGGGCATCGCAAAAGGACGTCGACGCGTTTTGCGCCTCGCATCCTCTCAAAACTGTCTCCCCCGGCTCGCTCGCCGATGGCGCGCACGGCTCGACCATCATTGCTGACACGGCCCAGCCCGATTTGTATCAGCTCCCTGCGCCGGCCATGATCAGTTCCTTGTTTGGATCCCAGAACACGGTTCCGTACTATGTTCCCTTTGCGGCCCACCCTGTTGGGTCGACTGTAATGTTACTCGGCGGATTCGGGTTCCTGAGTCGGCTGAGGGGACTAAGTATGGACTGTCTCGTTGAAGCCGAGGTCGTGCTCGCCGATGGCCGGATCGTGTGGGTCAGCTCTTCGGGAGTCAAAGACGAGGCCGGAAACGACATTGAGCTCGAAGAAACCGAGGATGCAGAGCTGGACGCCAACGCCAAGGAGTTTATCCAGGACGAAAAGGAACGCGCAAAACGGATGAAGGAGAAGAGCAAGGAACAGGATTCCGATCTGCCTGCTTCAGAGTCGAAAGACGAGCGGACCGAGCAGCCTATTGACCCTCCCGAGCCggacgaagaggaggaagtCAAGTGTCGGCGCGGACTGTGGTGGGCGCTGCGTGGAGCGGGGTCGGCGTTTGGGATCGTGACGAGGTACAAGGCCAAGGCGTTCCCTGTCCCAATCGTGTTTGCGGGGAATCTGATATA TAATTTTAATAAAGCAACGGCTGCGTCGTTGATCATGCATTTCCGAGACTGTATCAAGTCGGCACCGAGGGAGCTGTATGCGAATTGCATACTAACGGCTGGTCCGAAAAATCAAGGCAAGGATCTATGGCGGTTTGTTCGTGGTC GCGCCCTGGTGGTGATTCAAATATGCTATGCTGGCCCGCGTGCAGAGGGGTTACCGTTCCTGCAAGCGATCAGCAGCTGGGAAGGAGAAGGATGTGTGCTGAACGAGGTTCAGGAAAAGGAGTTTGTCTGGCAGCAGGATTCGGTAGCCAAGGTGCTTAAAGGTGGAT CTGGCCGGAAATGGTTCATTCGAAGCGACTTGATTACCAGTCTGACGGACGAAATCATCTATCGCACCGTTCGCAAATTTGGAGACACACCGGATGGATGCA CCTGGTTATTTGAACTCTCTGGTGGCGCACTCACGGATACCACCGACTCGTGCCTGCCCAAAGCCGCGCGCGAAGCGACGTTCACGATTGTAGCACTGCACCAGTGGAAACTCGAGATGGACGACCCGGCGTGCGTGTTGACCGCCGAAAAATGGATCAAGGATACGTTGGCACTACAAAGCACAGGTGGTCCATTCCCTTGC TTCCTCGAACGCCGCGAGAAACGATCACGCATCCTGGGCGTATTCGGTCCCGAAAACTGGGCACGGCTCTGCGCGCTCAAAAAGAAATACGATCCCAATGGGGTGTTCAAGCACAACTTTTGGCCGCTGGACGAGTCTGGGAAACCCCTGTTGGATCCGCGCGAGATGCGGCGCGCGGCGGATATGACGGGCGGGCATTTTATGGATCTTACGCTTGACGAGCGCGGGGTTCCGCTTGGTGCATGA
- a CDS encoding aspartyl protease, producing MQLTYLSLALGLVGISDAIHLPVQRVRPRSSGSTSTAMTKQRGVAGLGNTQNIMYTAEVQTGGASYTLQLDTGSSDLWFAPVQNYNKTFASVKKYENLQVNLTYGTGWAAGAVAQTNVEFAGFSITNQSFLYIEQVSQWDIEFEQQYPLYQGLAGLSFDTLSQINSVVVNTTNQTWGRSLMSNIFLADPSTPNHIAFFLDRNDGLNNTDTGYFDIGTYAPGYEQVANQPKLDVFTGFSSQVLQWNLLVHKLSINGKKQHLKTSIKVDQAVGLTNVPPEGTVSALMDTGTSSALIPEHAFHELYKSMGGVYFKEYSIYVVPCLAQASVEFVIGNVTVAINPLDLTDVQIDDFGTGRNLTFCSSAYSPSSYDGADNDLILGDAFLRNVYAVYNYGDFVKTESGLNTSSPFIRLLPLTNATAASEEFKQTRTKSLQGLPPQLDIKTVNDPTPKPMKSTTSSSKTNGGAANVNAALSASSSASVSQLEADVSDSLKTLASLAPVVLGLLGASVGLLVILIAIAGFALVQARKQAGAPAYAPVPLTRERPGGYKDEDGAKYDIPFRD from the exons ATGCAGCTCACATATCTTTCTCTGGCTCTTGGGCTCGTTGGGATCTCCGATGCGATTCACTTGCCCGTCCAACGTGTCCGTCCTCGCTCGTCAGGAAGTACTAGTACGGCCATGACGAAGCAGAGAGGCGTAGCAGGGCTCGGAAATACACAGAATATCATGTACACCGCCGAGGTTCAAACCGGAGGCGCAA GCTATACTCTACAGCTCGATACTGGAAGCAGCGATCTGTGGTTCGCTCCTGTCCAGAACTACAACAAGACATTCGCATCTGTCAAGAAATAT GAAAACCTCCAGGTGAATTTGACCTACGGAACCGGTTGGGCAGCCGGCGCTGTCGCCCAAACGAACGTTGAATTTGCCGGGTTCAGCATCACCAACCAGTCGTTCTTGTACATTGAACAGGTCTCGCAATGGGACATCGAATTTGAGCAACAGTATCCGCTATACCAAGGTTTAGCCGGACTATCCTTCGATACTCTGTCGCAAATCAACAGCGTCGTGGTGAACACCACCAACCAGACGTGGGGAAGAAGTCTCATGTCGAACATCTTTCTCGCTGATCCATCCACGCCGAATCATATTGCGTTCTTCTTGGATAGAAACGACGGCTTGAATAACACTGATACCGGATACTTTGACATCGGTACCTATGCACCGGGTTACGAGCAGGTCGCCAATCAACCAAAGCTCGATGTGTTCACTGGATTTAGCTCTCAAGTTCTCCAGTGGAATCTCCTCGTCCATAAACTTTCCATCAACGGGAAGAAGCAACACCTGAAAACGAGTATCAAGGTAGATCAAGCCGTAGGACTTACGAATGTCCCTCCAGAAGGAACAGTTTCAGCGCTGATGGATACTGGAACCTCCTCTGCTCTGATCCCCGAGCATGCGTTTCATGAGCTGTACAAGTCAATGGGAGGCGTGTATTTCAAAGAATATTCGATCTACGTTGTACCTTGCTTGGCTCAGGCAAGCGTCGAGTTTGTGATTGG AAACGTGACTGTTGCGATCAATCCTCTCGATCTGACAGATGTCCAAATTGACGACTTTGGAACCGGTCGGAATCTTACGTTTTGCTCCAGTGCATATTCGCCATCCAGTTACGATGGTGCAGACAACGACCTTATATTGGGCGATGCTTTC CTCCGAAACGTATATGCGGTCTATAACTATGGCGATTTTGTCAAGACCGAGTCTGGTCTCAATACTTCCAGTCCATTTATtcgacttcttcctcttACGAATGCTACTGCCGCGAGTGAAGAATTCAAGCAAACCAGGACCAAGAGCCTGCAAGGACTGCCACCTCAACTCGATATAAAAACCGTCAACGATCCCACGCCTAAGCCTATGAAGAGCACTACATCCAGCTCCAAGACCAACGGAGGCGCCGCAAACGTAAACGCCGCACTGTCCGCTTCGTCCTCGGCTAGCGTTTCCCAGCTTGAGGCGGATGTATCAGACTCGCTGAAAACGCTAGCCTCGCTCGCACCCGTAGTGCTCGGCCTGCTTGGTGCGAGCGTAGGACTCTTGGTCATCCTCATTGCCATCGCTGGGTTTGCCTTGGTCCAGGCTCGGAAGCAGGCTGGGGCACCTGCTTATGCGCCAGTTCCTTTAACGAGAGAACGTCCCGGAGGGTACAAGGATGAGGATGGGGCAAAGTACGATATACCTTTTAGAGATTGA
- a CDS encoding Tyrosine kinase specific for activated has protein sequence MRNREIRRRAQAVAEVEQSKQEFQNLVGSVHDHKPLAVRSAGHSPNPSSVSLTRSHTPEPPWPAVLVLQIRRPRTPPLYDPNHRNLQADMEDLYSCCLVLLSLLEKSDSTTESTPQYIYVFSIMQQDLDNMTQFLNEWTKKNKAIQHMQRKDIYIQVRTMEDAFTRHLNVYIAVSQSESATIMAKEFAELQAKMDAMKARGNPDPRNIEQADSEILRERVHQITGYAPAAEYVLKGQISYRETVPINYGITFDVYRGKFNDGETVAIKILRQKLKNDGVGVRFVERMMRQVQLWSSFSSPFILECRGIGMQMTLSSEEEEYDKFQFYLVSPFMKRGNAVQYIAKLRKEGSYVNILKYLRDAAFGLRHLHHRDPPCVHASIRGENVLIKDDGTASACLNGFGLTKAFTVGKLIELTGDNLKFQWMAPELLSQDRPPLYPSCDIWAWAMTALELITGKQPYYQLGNVRSWTFHDQVVKEGKRPARSDYPTFEQYCPQPDLMWALLEKCWTSASERPTIDKVIEELEAIEKAQIEQQTAAPHIWT, from the exons ATGCGTAACCGGGAGATTAGGAGGCGAG CGCAAGCCGTGGCGGAGGTTGAACAGAGCAAACAAG AATTCCAGAATCTAGTTGGATCCGTACACGACCACA AACCATTGGCCGTCAGATCAGCAGGACATAGCCCCAATCCTTCGTCCGTCTCGTTAACACGCTCGCATACCCCTGAACCTCCGTGGCCGGCCGTTCTGGTACTACAGATTCGTCGCCCCCGGACGCCCCCTCTGTACGACCCCAACCATCG CAATCTTCA GGCGGATATGGAGGACCTTTATTCATGCTGCCTTGTCTTACTTAGTCTACTCGAGAAGAGCGACAGCACCACCGAGTCGACACCTCAGTATATTTACGTTTTCTCAATAATGCAACA AGACTTGGATAATATGACACAATTTCTGAATGAAtggacaaagaagaacaaaGCGATTCAGCATATGCAACGCAAAGATATCTACATCCAAGTGCGGACAATGGAAGACGCATTTACTCGCCACCTGAACGTTTATATA GCCGTTTCTCAGAGCGAGAGCGCGACGATAATGGCGAAAGAGTTTGCAGAGCTTCAAGCCAAAATGGACGCGATGAAG GCCCGTGGTAACCCAGACCCAAGGAATATCGAACAGGCCGACTCAGAAATTCTCCGTGAACGAGTTCACCAGATTACTGGATACGCGCCAGCAGCCGAATATGTCCTCAAAGGACAAATCAGCTACCGCGAGACGGTCCCTATAAACTATGGTATAACCTTTGACGTATACCGGGGGAAGTTTAACGATGGAGAAACGGTGGCGATCAAAATCCTTCGTCAAAAACTGAAGAATGACGGAGTAGGGGTTCGTTTTGTCGAG CGGATGATGCGACAAGTTCAGCTGTGGTCTTCTTTCAGTAGTCCTTTTATTCTCGAATGTCGTGGAATTGGTATGCAAATGACGCTGTCCTctgaagaggaagagtaCGATAAATTTCAATT CTATCTTGTATCACCTTTTATGAAGCGCGGTAACGCT GTTCAGTACATTGCCAAATTGAGAAAGGAGGGTTCTTATGTTAATATCCTGAAATAT CTACGAGACGCTGCATTCGGTTTACGACATCTGCATCACAGGGATCCACCTTGTGTCCACGCTAGTATTCGGGGAGAGAACGTTCTAATCAAAGATGATGGCACTGCTAGTGCATGTCTCAACGGATTTGGTCTAACAAAG GCCTTTACGGTAGGAAAATTAATCGAGCTTACGGGTGACAATCTTAAGTTTCAATGGATG GCACCCGAACTCTTATCTCAGGATAGGCCCCCTCTATACCCTTCCTGTGATATCTGGGCATG GGCTATGACAGCTTTGGAG CTCATCACCGGGAAGCAGCCATACTATCAGCTCGGAAATGTACGCTCATGGACTTTTCACGATCAAGTAGTCAAAGAAGGGAAAAGGCCGGCTCGTAGCGATTACCCCACCTTTGAACAATACTGCCCTCAACCAGATTTGATGTGGGCCCTGTTAGAAAAATGCTGGACTAGCGCTTCGGAGCGACCCACAATAGATAAAGTCATCGAAGAACTCGAAGCTATTGAGAAAGCACAAATCGAACAGCAGACAGCAGCACCTCATATCTGGACCTAA
- a CDS encoding FAD-binding domain protein, with amino-acid sequence MWVCLRTISTFLTLGAVSVFAVPRDIENELAESDYTAVCKTIQSAVSNSTGVYYFLHPLYIKGNSHWASSSSQNSACVVEPGNRNDISTILKIIANTSTPFGVRSGGHATNPGFSSTPGVQIALFKFSEVTYHPAPAVADGSVGTVDIGAGLVWDSVYAALEPHGVNVVGGRVTGVGVGGFTLGGGYSWLSNQYGLTIDTVTAFELVLPNGTLTTATETKNPDLFFGLKGGFNNFGIVTKFTLLAFPQGQVWGGLQTFTASNLDKVNKATADFVANVTDPKAGIITTYNFLLGQPGVSLLMFYDGPTPPAGLFDRFTSIPHFTSDVSTRSFLSLVGVSPSDATYGFRFGFFISYDVEPFLPSMTKRSKGGAYPHDDFLAPLNLYYAWVGEEHDEWYQEALEESTRSIREQAIAEGQDIGGSKQIKYGNYASATEDLTSQVSFLMHCIMSDIQLPWIAYMALIWKD; translated from the exons ATGTGGGTCTGTTTGCGAACAATCTCGACCTTCTTGACGCTCGGGGCGGTCTCCGTATTCGCTGTGCCGAGAGATATCGAGAATGAACTTGCAGAGTCGGATTACACTGCTGTATGCAAGACCATCCAAAGCGCTGTTTCAAACTCTACCGGAGTCTACTACTTTC TCCACCCTCTATATATCAAAGGAAACAGTCATTGGGCCTCATCTAGCAGTCAGAATTCAGCATGTGTCGTAGAGCCTGGTAATCGGAACGACATTTCCACTATC CTGAAGATCATTGCCAATACATCAACTCCGTTCGGTGTCCGTTCTGGTGGACACGCTACGAACCCAGGGTTTTCCTCTACTCCCGGGGTTCAAATAGCCCTGTTCAAGTTTAGCGAGGTCACATATCACCCGGCCCCTGCTGTAGCTGACGGCTCAGTTGGAACAGTCGATATTGGCGCAGGATTG GTTTGGGATTCAGTCTATGCCGCTCTTGAACCGCACGGAGTTAATGTCGTGGGTGGAAGAGTTACTGGAGTAGGCGTAGGGGGATTTACCCTCGGCGGAGGCTATAGCTGGCTCAGCAATCAATATGG ACTCACTATTGATACGGTGACGGCCTTTGAACTGGTTCTTCCCAACGGGACTCTCACTACTGCGACGGAAACAAAGAACCCGGATCTTTTCTTTGGGCTCAAG GGCGGCTTCAATAACTTCGGTATTGTCACCAAGTTCACACTTCTCGCGTTTCCACAAGGCCAGGTTTGGGGCGGACTACAGACGTTCACCGCCAGTAACCTGGACAAAGTCAACAAGGCAACTGCCGACTTTGTCGCGAATGTAACCGACCCCAAGGCAGGCATTATCACGACCTACAACTTCTTACTTGGTCAG CCAGGGGTCTCATTGCTAATGTTTTACGATGGCCCGACGCCGCCAGCTGGATTGTTTGACCGATTTACTTCAATCCCTCATTTCACTTCGGACGTGTCTACTCGTAGCTTCCTCAGCCTGGTAGGGGTCAGCCCGTCGGATGCCACATATGGTTTCAG GTTTGGATTTTTCATCTCATATGATGTAGAGCCGTTTTTGCCATCAATGACTAAGCGAAGCAAGGGAGGCGCATACCCTCACGACGACTTTCTCGCTCCCCTCAACCTGTACTATGCCTGGGTAGGGGAGGAACATGATGAGTGGTATCAAGAAGCCCTCGAAGAAAGCACTCGATCCATTCGCGAACAAGCAATTGCCGAGGGTCAAGATATTGGGGGATCGAAACAGATCAAGTATGGAAATTATGCTTCAGCAACTGAGGATCTTACCTCGCAAGTGTCTTTCCTTATGCATTGCATCATGTCCGACATTCAATTGCCTTGGATAGCATATATGGCCCTAATTTGGAAAGATTGA